TTCGAGACGTGGGTGGTGGGCCAGGCCGCCAACCAGCTCGACTTCACCGCGGCGATCACCGACCGCCTGCCGATCGCGGCGGGCCTCGTCATCCTCACGATCTTCGTCCTGCTCTTCCTCATGACCGGCTCGGTGCTCATCCCGGTCAAGGCGATCCTCGTCAACATCCTCGGCCTGGGCGCGGCGCTGGGGGTGACGACCTGGGTCTTCCAGGAGGGGCACCTCACCGGCCTGCTCGACTTCGCCCCGATCGGCGGGCTGGAGAGCTACGTCGTCGCTGTTGTCGTGGCCTTCGGGTTCGGGCTGGCGATGGACTACGAGGTGTTCCTCCTCGCCCGGATCAAGGAGTACTGGGACGCGGGGTACCCCAACGACACCGCCGTCGAGCACGGCCTGCAGCGCTCGGGACGGATCATCACCTCCGCGGCGCTCATCATCACGCTCGTGTTCCTCGGGTTCGTCGCCGGTGAGCTCATGGTGATCAAGCAGGTCGGGTTCGCCCTCGCGGTCACCGTGGCCATCGACGCGACGCTCGTCCGGATGCTCCTCGTCCCCGCGACGATGACCGTCCTGGGCAAGTGGAACTGGTGGGCCCCCGGCCCGCTGCGCCGGCTGCACGAGCGGATCGGCATCACCCACTGAGACCTCGACAGCAGTAAAGCCGAGGGCCTTGATCCGTTCGGATCAAGGCCCTCGGCTTCTGGTCTGCGTCGCTCAGCCCGTCGGGACGACGTTCTCGATCTCCTGCCCGACGGCGTAGCCCAGGCGCGTGTAGATGCGCCGGGCGGCGTCGTTGTCGGCCCAGATGCCGTAGTGGACGAGCGGGTGGTCGGCCAGCGCCCACCGGGTGACCGCGGCCATCATCGCGCTGCCCACGCCGCGGCGGCGCCACGAGACGTCGGTGCCGAGGCCGGACAGGTGCACGGGCGACCCGGCCGGTGCGTTGACCGCGACGACGCCGCGCAGGACGCCGTCGTCGTCCCGGTAGCCCCACCACACGAGGTCGGGGTCTGCGGGGTCCGCGCTCGTGTCCGGGTTGGCCCGCGACAGGCACGCCCGGACCTCCTCGGCGGCGTCCGGCCCGGTCACCGGGCCGACCCGCTCCTCCCCCGCCTGCACCGGCGGCACGGTGCGGGTCCACATCCAGTCCCAGCCGGGACCGACGTCGAGGCCGAGGGCCGCGCCCGCGTCAGGGTCGACCAGCCGCCACGTCCCGCGGGTGAGCAGTCCGAAGTCCACCGGGCCGACGCCGTCGGACGCCGCCTGCGCGACGGCGCGGGCGAGCGGCTCGGGCGCGCCCGCCCCGACGAGCTGGCGCCGGGCCCCGCCCCCACGCAGCGGCCGCACGAGGAGCAGGTGGGCGCCCTCGGCGTCCCAGGCCTGCTCCTCGTGCCAGCGGTCCGCGTTGGCGCGCAGGAAGAACGGTCGCTCCACCTCAGGGAGCCGCCGGCGCGTCGCCGGACTTCGCCTTGGGCTTGGCGTCGACCCCGGCCTCACGCCGCTGCTCGGGCGTGATCGGCGCGGGCGCCTGGGTCAGCGGGTCGTAGCCGCCGCCCGACTTCGGGAAGGCGATGACCTCACGGATGGACTCCGCGCGGGTGAGCAGCGCGACGATCCGGTCCCACCCGAAGGCGATGCCGCCGTGCGGGGGCGCACCGTAGGCGAAGGCGTCGAGCAGGAAGCCGAACTTCTCCCGGGCCTCCTCCTCACCGATGCCCATGACGGCGAAGACCCGCTCCTGGACGTCGCGGCGGTGGATACGGATCGAGCCGCCACCGATCTCGTTGCCGTTGCACACGATGTCGTAGGCGTAGGCCAGGGCGTTGCCCGGGTCCTCCTCGAAGCGGTCGATCCACTCCGGGGTCGGGGAGGTGAACGCGTGGTGGACGGCGGTCCAGGAGCCGGAGCCGACCGCGACGTCGTCGTCCTCGCCCGTGGGCTTGAACAGCGGCGCGTCGACGACCCAGACGAAGGACCACTCGTCCTCGTCGATGAGGCCGGTGCGGCGACCGATCTCGAGGCGGGCGGCGCCGAGCAGGGCGCGTGCCTCGGACTGCTTGCCGGCGGCAAAGAAGATCGCGTCGCCGGGCTGGGCGCCGGTCGCGGCCGCGAGGCCCGCGCGCTCCTCCTCGGTGATGTTCTTGGCGACCGGCCCGCCGAGCGTGCCGTCCTCCGCGACCGTGACGTAGGCCAGGCCCTTGGCGCCACGCTGCTTGGCCCACTCCTGCCACGCGTCGAACTGGCGGCGGGGCTGGCTCGCGCCACCGGGCATGACGACGGCGCCGACGTAGGGAGCCTGGAACACGCGGAACGGGGTCGCGGCGAAGTACTCGGTGAGCTCGGTGAGCTCGAGCCCGAAGCGCAGGTCCGGCTTGTCGGTGCCGTAGCGGGCCATCGCGTCGGCGAAGGTCATCCGCGGGATCGGGGTGGTGATCTCGTGGCCGATGAGGCGCCACAGCTCGACGAGCACCTGCTCGGCGACGGCGAGGACGTCCTCCTGGTCCACGAAGCTCATCTCGACGTCCAGCTGGGTGAACTCCGGCTGCCGGTCGGCGCGGAAGTCCTCGTCGCGGTAGCAGCGGGCGATCTGGTAGTACCGCTCCATCCCGGCGACCATGAGCAGCTGCTTGAACAGCTGCGGGGACTGCGGCAGCGCGTACCAGGCGCCGGGCGACAGGCGCGCGGGCACGAGGAAGTCGCGGGCGCCCTCGGGGGTGGAGCGGGTGAGCGTGGGCGTCTCGATCTCGACGAAGCTCTGCGCGTCGAGCACGCGGCGCGCGGCCTGGTTGGCCTTGGCGCGCAGCCGCAGCGCGTGCGCGGGCTCCTTGCGGCGCAGGTCGAGATAGCGGTAGCGCAGCCGCGCCTCCTCCCCCACCTGGCCGGAGTCCTCGGCGTGCTCGGAGACCTGGAAGGGCAGTGGCGCCGCGGAGTTGAGGACGACGACGTCGCTGGCGATGACCTCGACCTCACCGGTGGCGAGGTTGGGGTTCGCGTTGCCCTCGGGCCGCTGGGCGACCTCGCCGGTCACCTGGATGACGTACTCCGAGCGCAGCTCGTGGGCGACGGCCTCGTCACGGATGACGACCTGGGCGATGCCCGACGCGTCACGCAGGTCGATGAAGGCCACGCCGCCGTGGTCGCGGCGGCGATCGACCCATCCGGCGAGGGTGACGGTGCTGGAGATGTCGGTGGAGCGCAGCGAGCCTGCGTCGCGGGTGCGGAGCACGGGGAACCTTTCCATTGGTCGGGCGCACCGCTAGACGGGCGGGCGCAGGGCAATCCTAGGCCGCCCGACCGTGTCCGGAGGAGGTCGGCACATCCGGGCGCGGCAGATGTCGACCCGGCCGCCCCGGAGGAGCGATGATCCGGGTATGACCGGTCCGTCCGCAGCGCAGCGCCGCACGACGGCCCCACCGGACCTCGTCCGGCTCCTCCTCGTCGCCTCCGTGGCGCTCATCACCCTCGTCGCCTTCGAGGCCCTCGCCGCCAGCGCGGCCCTGCCCGAGGTGAGCGCCGAGCTCGACGGGCTGCGCCTCTACCCCGTGGCCGCCGGCGCCCCGCTCGCCGCCCAGCTCGTCGCGACGGCGGTGGCAGGCGCCTGGGCGGACGCCCGCGGGCCTCGTCCGGTGCTGCTCCTCGGGCTCGCCGTCTTCCCGCTCGGGCTCGTGCTCGCGGGAACCGCCCCGACGATGGAGGTCCTCGCCCTCGGGCGCGCCGTCCAGGGACTGGGCGGCGGGCTGCTCATCGTGCCGCTGTACGTCCTCGTCGGAGCGATCGTGCCGGCGGCACGACAGCCGTCCTTCTTCGCCTGGTTCTCCGCCGCGTGGGTGCTGCCCGCGCTCGGCGGCCCGGCGGTCACCGGACTCGTCGTCGAGCATGCCTCCTGGCGCTGGGTCTTCCTCGGTGCCGCCGCGCTCATGGTGCTCGTGTCCCTCGCGTTCCTGCCCCTCCTGCGGCACGTGCCCGGCAGGTCCGCGGCACCCGGCGGGCCGGTGCGTTCCCTCGCCCTCTCCGCGACCGGTGCGGGTGCCGCCGTCGCGCTCCTCCAGGTGGCGGGCAGTGCGCAGGCCTCGTGGACCATCCCTGCGGTGGTCGGCGCCGTCGTCGTCCTCGCGGTCTGCCTGCCCCGGCTGCTGCCGCCCGGGACGGTACGGCTGGAGGCCGGTGTCCCGGCCGCCGTCGCCTGCCGGGCGCTGCTCAACGCCGCGTTCATGACGACGCAGACGTTCGTGCCGCTCCTGCTCGTACGGGAGCGCGGCTGGTCGGTGGCCGAGGCCGGGTTCGTCCTCGCCGCCGCCTCGGTGACGTGGGCGGGCGGCGCCTTCGTCCAGGGCCGCGTGGGCTCCGAGCGCGGGCGCCGGGTCCTCACCTGGCTCGGGCCGCTCCTCCTCGCCGCCGGAACGCTGATCACCGCCGGTGCCGCGCTGCCCGGCGCGAGCCCATGGCTGACCGTGCCCGGTGCGGCGGTCGCGGGGATCGGGATCGGCATGGTCTACCCGGCGCTCACCGTCCTCGCGCTCACCCGCACGCCCGCGGCGCAGCACGGCGAGGTCAGCGCCGCGCTCCAGGTGTCCGACTCCCTCGGCGCTGCCCTCGGCCTCGCCGCCTCCGGCGCGCTCGTCCTCGCGCTCATCGACACCGGCGGGACCCTGGCCTACCTCGCCGGCCTCCTGCTCGCGACCGCCGTCGCCCTGCTCGCCGTCCTCGCCGGGGCCCGCGCCACCACCCCCTCCCCCCGCCGCGACAGCGGACTCTGACGCGACAGCGGACCTCCTCGCGACAGCCGACTTGTGCCCGGTGTGCGGGACGTCACCGGCCGCCCCGCCGGACACGGGGCCCCACTACCCGTAGAGTGGGGATCTCCTGGAGTGTGTTCGTTCCGCCCAGGCCCCATGCGGAAGTAGCGCTCGGCGGGGCCCATCGCGGAGGGTGCGTCGCCCACCTGGCGCCGCGTAGCCCCACTCCGCTACCGATGGGTTCTTCCGTCTTGACTGCTGTTCTCACCGACCTTGCCCCCGCACGCCCGGAGACCGGTTTCGCCGGCCTCGGCCTGCCCGACGACCTGCTCTCCGCCGTCGTCGACCTGGGCTTCACCACCCCCACCGACATCCAGATCGAGGCGATCCCGCTGCTGCTCGCGGGCCGCGACGTCGTCGGCGTCGCCCAGACCGGCACCGGCAAGACGGCGGCCTTCGGCCTGCCGCTGCTCGCCGCCGTCGACCCGCGCGTCCGACAGGTCCAGGCGCTCGTCCTCGCCCCCACCCGTGAGCTCGCGATGCAGGTGAGCGACGCGATCGCGTCGTTCGCCTCGCACCTGCGCGGCCTCACCGTGCTGCCGATCTACGGCGGCTCGAGCTTCGTGCCCCAGCTGCGCGGCCTCCGCGACGGCGCACAGGTCGTCGTCGGCACGCCCGGTCGCGTCATGGACCTCATGGAGAAGGGCAGCCTCGACCTCTCCGGCGTCCGCTTCCTCGTCCTGGACGAGGCCGACGAGATGCTCCGCATGGGCTTCGCCGAGGACGTCGAGCAGATCGCCGCCCGCGTGCCGGCCAGCCGCCGCACCGCGCTGTTCTCCGCGACGATGCCCGCCGCGATCAAGAAGGTCGCCGCCACCCACCTCAACGACCCGGTGCGCGTCAGCGTGACCCCCGCGTCCTCGACGGTGAGCAACATCGACCAGACCTTCGCCGTCGTGCCCTTCCGGCACAAGGTCGGTGCGCTGTCCCGCGTGCTCGCGATCAGCGACGCCGATGCCGCCATCATCTTCGTGCGGACCAAGTCCGCCGCCGACGAGGTCGCCATCGAGCTCGCCGGCCGCGGCATCCAGGCCGCCGCCATCTCCGGCGACGTCGCCCAGCGCGACCGTGAGCGCCTGATCGACCGTCTCCGCTCCGGCACCCTCGACGTCCTCGTCGCCACCGACGTCGCCGCCCGCGGGCTCGACGTCGAGCGCATCGGCCTCGTCGTCAACTTCGACGTGCCGCGCGAGACCGAGACCTACGTGCACCGCATCGGTCGTACCGGCCGCGCCGGCCGCAGCGGCCGCGCCCTGACGTTCCTCACCCCGCGCGAGCGGGGCCGCCTCAGCCAGATCGAGCGCGCCACCGGCAGCCGTCTGCGCGAGATCGACATCCCCACCCCGGCGGACGTCTCGGCCCACCGCGCCTCCTCGATGCTGTCCAAGGTCGACGAGCGGCTCGCCGCCGGGCGCCTGGACCTCTACCGCGAGATCCTCGACGGCTCGGACCACGACCTGCGTGAGATGGCCGCCGCCCTCCTCGCGATCGCCGTCGGCGACGAGGGTCCCGCGCCCCGCATCGTCGAGCGTTTCGACGACGAGGGTCCCCGCCGTCGTCGCGAGGAGAACTACGACGACTCCGGCGAGTTCGTCGGCGCCAAGTTCGAGGAGGGGCGTGACCACGAGCGCCTCGCGCCCCGCGGCCGCGCCGGCACCCGCCCCCGTCACCGCGACGCCTCTGGTTCCGGCACCCGGTACCGCGTCGAGGTCGGCCACCGCGACGGCGTCCAGCCGGGCGCGATCGTCGGTGCGATCACCGGCGAGGGCGGCCTTCGCGGCCAGGACCTCGGCAAGATCGACATCTTCCCGAGCTTCTCCCTCGTGGAGATCAGCCAGGAGCTGAGCCCGGAGACCAGCCGCAAGATCGGGGCCGCGCGCGTCGCCGGGCGTCCCCTGCGGATCCGTCCGGACATGGGCCCGCGCAAGCCCTCCGGACCGCGCCGCTGATCCCAGCAGCCGTTCGACAGCGGGTGAGCACCTCTTCGTGAGGTGCTCACCCGCTGTCGTTCTACCGTGGGGGCGGCGGGCTCTGCTCGTGCGGAAGTCGGCTCTCGTGCGGAAGTCGGCTCTCGCGCGAAAGTCGGCTGTCGTGCGGAAGTCCGCTCTCGTGCGGAAGTCCGCTCTCGCGCGGAAGTCGGCTGTCGCGCGGAAGTCGGCTCTCGCGCGGAAGTCGGCTGTCGCGCGGAAGTCGGCTGTCGCGCGGAAGTCGGCTGTCGCGGGAGGGGGACGCGGCGGGTCAGGTGGCGGCGAGCTCGAGGGCAGCGGTGAAGTCGCGGTAGCGGGTGAGGTCCTGGGCGAGCGGCTCGGCGACGACACGCTCGGCGGTCTGCCGGATGCCGCTCTGCAGTCGCGCGCCGGCCCGTCGGCCCGCGCGTCTGGCGCCGACCCGGGCGAGCACCCGGCCCACGACGGCGAGTCCCAGCCCGGCGACCAGCCCCCCGAGGAGCAGCGCGGTCGGCCATGGCAGCGGGCCCGCCATCGGCGTGGTCGGCTCGGGCAGCTGGAGGTAGCCGAGCACGGCCAGCGCGGCGAGCCACCCCGCGCCGGCGAGCGCGGTGAGGAACAGGAGGTGGCCCAGGAGCCACCACACCCGCCACCACCGCGGGCGACGCTGGGCGCCGAGGTCCTCGCGGGCGATCGTCGCGTCGAGCGCGTCGACGAGCCCGGGCACCCGGTCCTCGGTCCGCTGGGTGACACGGGCGCGCCACGCGTCGGCCATCCCGGCGGTCGACGTCCACGCGAGGTCGTGCACGCCCGTGCGCACGCCCGCCTCCTGGGCAGGGGTCGCGGCGGGCAACGACGTCGCGCCGTCCGTGGGCCGCTCGAGGTGCAGCCGGCGTAGCGGGTCGGGTCGCAGGCGAGCGAGCCAGCGCAGCGGCGGCCAGCCGGTCTGCTGGACGGCGCGGCGCCGGTAGGACCGCTCGACGGCGGTGCGCACCTCGCCGGCGCCGGCGGCGGCCGCGCAGGCCGCCACGAGCGCGCCCACCTCCCGCGGCTCGTCCGCGACCTCGCCGGTCGGCAGCTGGTCGGCGGCGAGCTCCCGGGCGGCGGTGCGGACGTCGGCCTCGAGGCGCGCGCGAGCCGCGCGTCCCTCCTCGACGAGCCGGGCGAGCCGCTCGCGGAGCGCGGCCACGCCCTCACCGGTGCGGGCGGAGGTCGTGAGGATCTCGACGTCGCCCATCCCGTCCTGGCGCAGGATGCCGCGCAGATGGTCGAGCACGCCGGGCAGGTCCTCGGCGGCGAGCCGGTCGGCCTGGTTGAGGACGACGATGCTCACCGAGGCGTGCTCGCGCAGCGGGTGGAGGTACTCCTCGTGCACGACGGCGTCGGCGTACTTCTGCGGGTCGAGCACCCACACGAGGGCATCCACCCGCTCGGCCAGCCGCGCCGCGACCCGGCGGTTCTCGCTGCGGGTGGAGTCGATGTCGGGCAGGTCGAGGAGCACGAGACCGGTGAGCCGGGGGTCGGCCGGGCGCACCCGCCGCTCGGGGACCTCGAGCCAGTCGAGCAGGCCGCCGGCGCCGGGAGCGTCCCAGACGGCGGCGAGCGGGCGGGTGGTCGTGGGGCGCCGGGCGTGGACCTCGGCGAGCGGCTCGCCGACGAGGGCGTTGAACAGGCTGGACTTGCCCGATCCGGTCGCGCCCAGCAACGCCGCGACGGTGACGCCGGGCGCCATGGCGGACCGCTCACCCGCGCGGCCGAGCACCCCGCGGGCCGGGTCGAGCCGCTCCGCGGGGACGACGCCGTCGGCGAGGTCGAGGGCGCGCCCGAGGGCCTCGGTGCGCTCCTCGAGCTCCGGCTGCCGCTGCCGACGCCTCACCGGCTGCCTCCCGCGATCCGAACGGCCAACGCGGCCTGGCGCAGTCGCTCGCCCGCGTCGGGGTCCACCCCGAGGCGGGCGAGGCTGTCGAGCCACGGCCGGCGGTGGCGCTCGAGCAGCTCACCGACGCGCACCTCGAGGTCCTCCTGGGCGTGGCGGGCGAGCTCCCGCACCGCCTGGTCCCCGAACACCATCTCCAGCACCTTCTGGCCGACGACGGCGGTGCCGCCGGCGACGCCGATCTCGATCCCGGTGAGCCCGCCGGAGAACGCGAAGACGACGAGCATGAGCGAGACGCCCGAGGCGTTGACGCCGAGGGACAGCATCCGGGCGCGCACGCGGCGGTCCTCCCCCTCGGCGCGGACCCGCTCGAGCAGCGCGCGCTGCCAGTCACGCACCTGCGCGCCGACCTCCTCGGCGAGGGCCGGGCGCCCGGCACCGGCGTCCCGCTCGGGCAGGTCGACCAGGGCGGTCGTGCCGCCGGGCAGGGACTGCCAGGCGCGGCGCGTCTCACGCTCCGCGCGCTCGACCTCGGACACGACGAGCGTGACGAGCCCGCTCTCGATGGCCTCCTCGACGCGTGCCTCGTGGCTCGGGCGGCCGCGGAGGAAGCCTGTGACGCGGTCGCGCAGGCGCCCGACGGCGGCCTCCACGCCGCGCAGCCACTCCCCCGTGCCGACGAACTCCTGCCACCGGGCGAGCACCTCCCCGCGCAGCAGCGTGCCGTCGTCGGTGGCGTCCATGACCGAGCGGAGCGCGGCGGCGTGGTGGTCGAGGGCGGCGCGCTCGAGGGCACCCGCGGCGGCGGCCTGTGCGTCGCCGGCGGTGGCGACGTCCTGCGTGCCGGTGAGGACCTCGGCGACCGCGCCGGAGAGGGTCTGCCGGGCGACCCCGGCCCGGGTGGTGGCGTCGGCGACGAGGCCGGTGAGCCAGGACCTGATGGGCGCGAGGTCGGCCTCGGGAAGCTCGGCGGCCACGCCGGGCGCGCGGGGTGGCTGCTCGGAGACGACGAAGAGG
Above is a genomic segment from Georgenia wutianyii containing:
- a CDS encoding GNAT family N-acetyltransferase; protein product: MERPFFLRANADRWHEEQAWDAEGAHLLLVRPLRGGGARRQLVGAGAPEPLARAVAQAASDGVGPVDFGLLTRGTWRLVDPDAGAALGLDVGPGWDWMWTRTVPPVQAGEERVGPVTGPDAAEEVRACLSRANPDTSADPADPDLVWWGYRDDDGVLRGVVAVNAPAGSPVHLSGLGTDVSWRRRGVGSAMMAAVTRWALADHPLVHYGIWADNDAARRIYTRLGYAVGQEIENVVPTG
- a CDS encoding DEAD/DEAH box helicase; this translates as MGSSVLTAVLTDLAPARPETGFAGLGLPDDLLSAVVDLGFTTPTDIQIEAIPLLLAGRDVVGVAQTGTGKTAAFGLPLLAAVDPRVRQVQALVLAPTRELAMQVSDAIASFASHLRGLTVLPIYGGSSFVPQLRGLRDGAQVVVGTPGRVMDLMEKGSLDLSGVRFLVLDEADEMLRMGFAEDVEQIAARVPASRRTALFSATMPAAIKKVAATHLNDPVRVSVTPASSTVSNIDQTFAVVPFRHKVGALSRVLAISDADAAIIFVRTKSAADEVAIELAGRGIQAAAISGDVAQRDRERLIDRLRSGTLDVLVATDVAARGLDVERIGLVVNFDVPRETETYVHRIGRTGRAGRSGRALTFLTPRERGRLSQIERATGSRLREIDIPTPADVSAHRASSMLSKVDERLAAGRLDLYREILDGSDHDLREMAAALLAIAVGDEGPAPRIVERFDDEGPRRRREENYDDSGEFVGAKFEEGRDHERLAPRGRAGTRPRHRDASGSGTRYRVEVGHRDGVQPGAIVGAITGEGGLRGQDLGKIDIFPSFSLVEISQELSPETSRKIGAARVAGRPLRIRPDMGPRKPSGPRR
- a CDS encoding dynamin family protein, whose amino-acid sequence is MTEPAAAPRDDVVAPLRALEQQLAGTTLPLDLPGADDARRRLRSLVDQLDDYVLPRAERLDAPLLAVVGGSTGAGKSTLVNSLVGQEVSRASAIRPTTRRPVLVHHPDDASWFTDDRVLPGLARVHDAGPEEPREEDAEVTELGLVAAPSVPRGLALLDAPDIDSVVAANRRLAGQLLAAADLWVFVTTAARYADAVPWELLRAAAARRVVVAVILDRVPPGTAGEIRADLSDRLQAENLAHAPLFVVSEQPPRAPGVAAELPEADLAPIRSWLTGLVADATTRAGVARQTLSGAVAEVLTGTQDVATAGDAQAAAAGALERAALDHHAAALRSVMDATDDGTLLRGEVLARWQEFVGTGEWLRGVEAAVGRLRDRVTGFLRGRPSHEARVEEAIESGLVTLVVSEVERAERETRRAWQSLPGGTTALVDLPERDAGAGRPALAEEVGAQVRDWQRALLERVRAEGEDRRVRARMLSLGVNASGVSLMLVVFAFSGGLTGIEIGVAGGTAVVGQKVLEMVFGDQAVRELARHAQEDLEVRVGELLERHRRPWLDSLARLGVDPDAGERLRQAALAVRIAGGSR
- a CDS encoding MFS transporter, coding for MTGPSAAQRRTTAPPDLVRLLLVASVALITLVAFEALAASAALPEVSAELDGLRLYPVAAGAPLAAQLVATAVAGAWADARGPRPVLLLGLAVFPLGLVLAGTAPTMEVLALGRAVQGLGGGLLIVPLYVLVGAIVPAARQPSFFAWFSAAWVLPALGGPAVTGLVVEHASWRWVFLGAAALMVLVSLAFLPLLRHVPGRSAAPGGPVRSLALSATGAGAAVALLQVAGSAQASWTIPAVVGAVVVLAVCLPRLLPPGTVRLEAGVPAAVACRALLNAAFMTTQTFVPLLLVRERGWSVAEAGFVLAAASVTWAGGAFVQGRVGSERGRRVLTWLGPLLLAAGTLITAGAALPGASPWLTVPGAAVAGIGIGMVYPALTVLALTRTPAAQHGEVSAALQVSDSLGAALGLAASGALVLALIDTGGTLAYLAGLLLATAVALLAVLAGARATTPSPRRDSGL
- the aspS gene encoding aspartate--tRNA ligase; protein product: MLRTRDAGSLRSTDISSTVTLAGWVDRRRDHGGVAFIDLRDASGIAQVVIRDEAVAHELRSEYVIQVTGEVAQRPEGNANPNLATGEVEVIASDVVVLNSAAPLPFQVSEHAEDSGQVGEEARLRYRYLDLRRKEPAHALRLRAKANQAARRVLDAQSFVEIETPTLTRSTPEGARDFLVPARLSPGAWYALPQSPQLFKQLLMVAGMERYYQIARCYRDEDFRADRQPEFTQLDVEMSFVDQEDVLAVAEQVLVELWRLIGHEITTPIPRMTFADAMARYGTDKPDLRFGLELTELTEYFAATPFRVFQAPYVGAVVMPGGASQPRRQFDAWQEWAKQRGAKGLAYVTVAEDGTLGGPVAKNITEEERAGLAAATGAQPGDAIFFAAGKQSEARALLGAARLEIGRRTGLIDEDEWSFVWVVDAPLFKPTGEDDDVAVGSGSWTAVHHAFTSPTPEWIDRFEEDPGNALAYAYDIVCNGNEIGGGSIRIHRRDVQERVFAVMGIGEEEAREKFGFLLDAFAYGAPPHGGIAFGWDRIVALLTRAESIREVIAFPKSGGGYDPLTQAPAPITPEQRREAGVDAKPKAKSGDAPAAP
- a CDS encoding GTPase, translated to MRRRQRQPELEERTEALGRALDLADGVVPAERLDPARGVLGRAGERSAMAPGVTVAALLGATGSGKSSLFNALVGEPLAEVHARRPTTTRPLAAVWDAPGAGGLLDWLEVPERRVRPADPRLTGLVLLDLPDIDSTRSENRRVAARLAERVDALVWVLDPQKYADAVVHEEYLHPLREHASVSIVVLNQADRLAAEDLPGVLDHLRGILRQDGMGDVEILTTSARTGEGVAALRERLARLVEEGRAARARLEADVRTAARELAADQLPTGEVADEPREVGALVAACAAAAGAGEVRTAVERSYRRRAVQQTGWPPLRWLARLRPDPLRRLHLERPTDGATSLPAATPAQEAGVRTGVHDLAWTSTAGMADAWRARVTQRTEDRVPGLVDALDATIAREDLGAQRRPRWWRVWWLLGHLLFLTALAGAGWLAALAVLGYLQLPEPTTPMAGPLPWPTALLLGGLVAGLGLAVVGRVLARVGARRAGRRAGARLQSGIRQTAERVVAEPLAQDLTRYRDFTAALELAAT